A single region of the Penaeus chinensis breed Huanghai No. 1 chromosome 41, ASM1920278v2, whole genome shotgun sequence genome encodes:
- the LOC125047661 gene encoding uncharacterized protein LOC125047661 — protein MGPPPSTISMTLAALLLATILAGGSSQRLPHHLRSAPGAVVENLGLVYLVTSHVEVRVSLSPLRNALELMAHYRDQITSLQRNLTLDPSHDPQRIHLLNQTLSLIISSLDSFRAHGLFGFLDGVLPSDLQEYRKSVSVVHIVDSSAEVDDGGALTQAVQELVSAFSGVKSELVFLAGTANETSDVTLLTFELLSYQIAVNRVTESVNDLVHALRSAVYGEVAPNLISLEDLYPVLRNMSYYSLSPLFPLKQHTRFYASLKSFVTPSSLSIMIPVRPSIVFKAFRIHPFPHKTNNSHYVVHTDNTLIFRVLHGQSISYPPTNYLNTCSKPTQKMHVCYSRPLPLLHEHSCAFALVTGIRVPSLCYFDVIKAEVTPFVLSLPEVTLLYFYRSTFATIICEDNPPDVHLQGTYVLPHHCEMDFLSLHIPATKFFIADFHSIKPSLLTLPTANVTIPASRVVRALRPRIASEEFDFYYPVYVNLVGMFLLVLMFGACYLKAYKMHREEEIKQSKTMDQSVPCLSQSEAPPAYSEGH, from the exons ATGGGTCCTCCTCCGTCTACAATTTCGAT gaCGTTGGCTGCGCTGCTCCTCGCGACGATCCTCGCTGGAGGATCTTCGCAACGACTGCCGCATCACCTGAGATCCGCACCTGGCGCAGTGGTTGAGAATCTCGGACTCGTGTATCTGGTAACCAGCCACGTCGAGGTCCGTGTCTCCCTATCGCCCCTCCGCAACGCCTTAGAACTCATGGCACATTACAGAGACCAGATAACTTCTCTCCAAAGAAATCTCACTCTTGATCCTTCTCACGATCCACAGCGCATTCATCTTTTAAATCAGACACTCTCCTTGATCATTTCGAGTTTGGATTCCTTTAGGGCGCACGGTCTTTTCGGATTCCTAGACGGCGTCCTTCCATCCGACCTCCAGGAGTACAGGAAAAGCGTATCTGTCGTTCATATTGTCGACTCGTCCGCTGAAGTCGACGACGGCGGCGCCCTTACGCAAGCCGTTCAGGAGTTAGTTTCAGCTTTTAGTGGTGTCAAAAGTGAACTAGTTTTTCTTGCCGGAACTGCAAATGAAACGTCTGACGTCACGCTCTTAACTTTTGAGCTTCTTTCTTACCAAATCGCTGTTAATAGGGTCACAGAAAGCGTAAATGATTTGGTACATGCTCTTCGTAGCGCAGTTTATGGCGAAGTGGCGCCTAATCTGATTTCCCTTGAAGACTTGTACCCTGTTCTTCGAAACATGTCGTACTACTCTCTCAGTCCTCTTTTCCCTTTAAAGCAACACACTCGATTTTACGCAAGCCTGAAATCCTTCGTCACTCCTTCCAGCTTATCGATTATGATTCCAGTGCGCCCTTCAATTGTTTTTAAAGCTTTCCGGATACACCCTTTCCCACATAAGACAAACAATTCTCATTACGTTGTCCATACAGATAACACGCTCATCTTTAGGGTACTGCATGGGCAGTCTATATCCTACCCTCCTACGAATTACCTAAACACTTGCTCAAAACCTACGCAGAAAATGCACGTATGTTATTCACGGCCTCTGCCTCTGCTGCACGAACACTCCTGTGCCTTTGCCCTTGTTACAGGTATTCGCGTCCCTTCCCTTTGTTATTTTGACGTCATCAAAGCAGAAGTAACGCCATTTGTCCTGAGCCTTCCGGAGGTGACGTTGCTCTATTTCTACCGCTCGACGTTCGCTACCATCATATGCGAGGACAATCCACCAGATGTACACTTACAGGGAACCTACGTCTTGCCCCATCACTGCGAGATGgattttctctctttacacatCCCGGCCACCAAGTTCTTCATCGCGGATTTTCACTCGATTAAACCTTCGCTCCTGACCTTGCCGACTGCCAACGTCACGATCCCTGCGTCGCGAGTCGTGCGTGCGTTACGACCTCGGATCGCAAGTGAGGAATTTGACTTCTACTATCCGGTGTATGTTAATTTGGTAGGCATGTTCCTCCTTGTACTCATGTTCGGGGCGTGCTACCTCAAAGCGTATAAGATgcacagagaggaagagataaaacagAGTAAAACCATGGATCAATCTGTTCCGTGTCTGTCGCAATCAGAAGCGCCTCCTGCCTACTCGGAAGGTCACTGA
- the LOC125047475 gene encoding protein IWS1 homolog, with product MWHKKWIEKKEGNGQGEKAGTSSDPETIAPLPADLMDIVGPDGSSLNPPPLGSSVIPDATLNEGIATPVGMSQAGMPNPLNTSTSMELALTPTPASGVWGIPGDMPSVQQIADQTFESAIPTTEFSKKLPASDVAEIEGETIPDANQNKNEDVGGSNSKTEDLDTLESQASSTEAQELSATQEVTDTSKQGCPPDTSEISSASSTEEKTGNEENKEEQRTTKEQMETVDASDNSKASITNKHSEVSKEASSETTSDQMATKTQSEPPAISKEEGETEASEDAKKCSSSEGVPEGGPTSESLPTDKKETHDQREGTDSAQETCAPEEEKQGEEIRNKEAKDSTKEENEEDPEANKSQKDEAADKRDTEIAETKPSGDTKGTESEETMEKEMTPNLGDIELPQEEDIVAADLPQTEEIEAPGDVLDDDDEAQLDDGDDLAAALLSSQTELEQLVTQASSALSPHVSTPSLEPQVVAPIIPEAERIEPVNCKLNLLEHVQVMQSNITKRFDEIEKQLEVLEAEMGLSGDTGNDDCEEESEERDPATLQARALVKLILNDINTVKKIAEFTH from the exons ATGTGGCACAAAAAGTGGattgagaagaaagaaggaaatggtcAGGGAGAGAAAGCAGGGACATCATCTGACCCAGAGACCATTGCTCCCTTGCCAGCCGACCTGATGGATATTGTGGGTCCAGATGGATCGAGCCTAAACCCTCCACCACTGGGCAGTTCTGTCATACCTGATGCGACTCTCAACGAGGGCATTGCCACCCCTGTGGGAATGAGTCAAGCTGGCATGCCCAATCCTCTAAACACAAGCACCTCAATGGAACTGGCACTGACACCCACTCCAGCTTCAGGTGTGTGGGGGATACCTGGTGACATGCCGAGTGTCCAGCAGATAGCAGACCAGACTTTTGAGAGTGCTATTCCAACCACTGAGTTCTCCAAGAAGCTTCCAGCAAGTGATGTTGCAGAGATAGAAGGTGAGACAATACCTGATGCCAACCAGAACAAAAATGAAGATGTTGGGGGTAGTAATAGTAAGACTGAGGATTTGGACACTTTGGAAAGTCAGGCAAGCTCAACTGAGGCACAAGAATTATCTGCGACACAGGAAGTCACTGATACAAGCAAACAGGGATGTCCTCCTGATACTTCAGAAATTTCATCTGCATCCTCCACAGAAGAGAAGACAGGCaatgaggagaataaagaagaacaaaGGACAACCAAAGAACAGATGGAAACAGTTGATGCTTCAGATAACTCGAAAGCTAGCATTACCAACAAACATTCAGAAGTTTCCAAAGAGGCTTCATCAGAGACCACTTCTGACCAGATGGCGACCAAAACTCAGTCTGAGCCTCCCGCAATatcgaaagaggaaggagagactgaAGCTTCAGAGGATGCCAAGAAGTGCTCAAGTTCAGAAGGGGTTCCTGAAGGTGGACCAACAAGTGAGTCTCTCCCTACTGACAAAAAGGAGACTCATGATCAAAGAGAAGGCACTGATTCAGCACAGGAAACATGTGCTCcagaagaagagaagcaaggggAAGAGATTAGAAACAAAGAAGCTAAGGATTCaacaaaggaggaaaatgaagaagacccTGAGGCTAACAAGAGTCAAAAGGATGAAGCAGCAGACAAAAGGGACACAGAGATTGCAGAAACAAAGCCATCTGGAGACACCAAGGGGACTGAGAGTGAAGAAACAATGGAAAAAGAGATGACACCAAACCTTGGAGATATTGAGCTGCCCCAAGAAGAGGACATAGTTGCTGCTGATCTGCCACAGACAGAGGAGATTGAAGCCCCAGGGGATGtgctagatgatgatgatgaagcccAGCTAGATGACGGAGATGATCTTGCTGCTGCTCTGCTGTCCTCACAGACAGAACTGGAACAACTGGTAACACAGGCTAGTTCTGCCTTGTCCCCTCATGTATCAACTCCTAGTCTGGAGCCACAAG TTGTGGCTCCCATTATCCCCGAAGCTGAGAGGATTGAACCTGTGAACTGTAAGTTGAACCTCTTGGAGCACGTGCAGGTCATGCAGAGCAACATAACCAAAAGATTTGATGAGATTGAAAAACAGCTTGAAG TGCTGGAAGCGGAGATGGGGCTCTCAGGTGACACAGGAAATGACGACtgtgaagaagaaagtgaagaacgaGATCCCGCGACACTGCAAGCCAGAGCGCTCGTCAAGCTCATTCTCAATGACATCAACACAGTGAAAAAGATTGCTGAATTCACCCACTAG